A single genomic interval of Candidatus Methylomirabilis limnetica harbors:
- a CDS encoding 30S ribosomal protein S1, which produces MMSETGKLEEAMYTSTDELDRELHDQEHSQEMADLYAQSLQEIAEGEIVKGTVLEIRNEMVLIDIGYKSEGAVPIKEFLSPSGELTVKVGDVVDVYLEQKEDNDGLIVLSREKAEKTKVWDDIRLAYEQGEAISGMILGRTKGGLTVDIGVRAFLPGSQVDLRPVRDLDRLIGKSFPMKVIKLNQRRGNIVLSRRELLEEERRGLKDKTLQSLEEGKIIRGKVKNITEYGAFIDLGGLDGLLHITDMSWGRVGHPSELFTVGDEIEVVVLKFDRVAERVSLGHKQRLKDPWEDVDQRFPISSRIRGKVVSLTDYGAFVELAEGIEGLVHISEMSWTQRVKHPSKIVSVGDSIEIMVLDVDKVNKRISLGLRQIEPNPWLSIEESYPVGMRVEGTVRNLTDFGAFVELDEGIDGLIHVSDMSWTKRVRHPSEILKRGDKVEAVVLHTDKTNRRISLGLKQSQPDPWQSTVLDKYQVGMDVKAKVVRLTDFGAFVELEDGVEGLLHISELSHERVAKPEDVVSIDQEFSLKIIKLDANERKLGLSLRAYLDSQNATNKTTDQAPPDQHPSDPQGEELEAS; this is translated from the coding sequence TCAAGGGGACTGTGCTGGAGATCAGGAACGAAATGGTCCTGATCGATATCGGCTATAAGTCTGAAGGGGCCGTACCAATCAAGGAGTTCCTGTCTCCCTCTGGAGAACTTACGGTTAAGGTTGGGGATGTTGTCGATGTCTACTTGGAGCAGAAAGAGGATAACGATGGCCTCATTGTCCTCTCGAGAGAGAAAGCGGAAAAGACCAAGGTCTGGGATGATATTCGTCTGGCCTATGAGCAGGGAGAAGCGATTAGCGGAATGATCTTGGGCCGCACAAAAGGTGGTTTGACGGTAGATATTGGCGTGAGGGCCTTTCTCCCGGGCTCCCAGGTTGATCTCCGACCTGTCCGCGACCTCGATAGATTGATCGGGAAGAGCTTCCCGATGAAAGTGATAAAATTAAATCAGCGTCGAGGCAATATCGTGTTGTCCCGACGGGAGTTACTCGAGGAGGAGCGGCGAGGGCTCAAGGATAAGACCCTGCAATCGCTGGAAGAGGGAAAAATCATCCGAGGTAAGGTCAAGAACATTACTGAGTACGGCGCGTTCATTGACCTCGGCGGACTGGACGGGTTGCTTCATATCACCGATATGTCCTGGGGCCGCGTCGGTCATCCTTCCGAGCTCTTCACCGTCGGTGATGAGATCGAGGTCGTGGTCCTTAAGTTCGACCGGGTAGCGGAACGCGTGTCCCTTGGCCACAAGCAGCGCTTGAAGGACCCGTGGGAGGATGTCGATCAGCGGTTTCCTATCAGCTCCCGTATTCGCGGCAAAGTAGTGAGTCTGACCGACTACGGCGCCTTCGTTGAGCTCGCTGAGGGGATCGAGGGGCTGGTTCATATCTCTGAAATGTCTTGGACCCAGCGGGTGAAACACCCCTCTAAGATCGTCTCAGTCGGGGACTCTATAGAGATTATGGTCTTGGATGTCGACAAGGTCAATAAGCGGATCTCATTAGGGCTTCGCCAGATCGAACCCAACCCATGGCTGTCGATCGAGGAAAGCTACCCGGTGGGGATGCGCGTCGAAGGGACCGTCAGGAACCTTACCGACTTCGGCGCGTTCGTTGAGTTGGACGAGGGGATAGACGGACTGATTCATGTGTCCGATATGTCCTGGACCAAGCGGGTCCGACACCCCTCTGAGATCTTAAAGCGAGGAGACAAAGTTGAGGCGGTTGTCTTGCACACCGATAAAACGAATCGTCGAATCTCCCTCGGCCTGAAGCAAAGCCAGCCCGACCCATGGCAATCTACCGTCCTCGATAAGTACCAGGTAGGCATGGACGTGAAAGCCAAGGTGGTCCGTCTGACCGATTTTGGGGCCTTCGTCGAATTGGAAGACGGTGTGGAAGGGCTTCTCCATATCTCCGAACTGAGCCATGAACGAGTAGCTAAGCCCGAGGATGTGGTTTCCATCGACCAGGAGTTCTCGCTCAAGATCATCAAGTTGGACGCTAACGAGCGTAAGCTTGGACTGAGCCTTCGCGCCTATCTTGATAGCCAGAACGCCACCAACAAGACTACTGACCAGGCCCCCCCAGATCAGCACCCATCCGATCCCCAGGGGGAGGAACTCGAAGCCTCGTAG